tgattttagtgaaatattgtaatAGCATAAAAACACGGCGAAGAAGGTCAGTTGCTTTCCACAGATACTGACATTTAGCTTCTGTTTTGGTTTGTTAAATCGGAGTGAGATATGAACGACGTTGGTGGTGAATTAATCATTTCTTATTAACCTTCGCGAGTATAAAGCCAATATGACAAACCAGTACCTCAGTCCTCTCTATACCAGCGctacctgcaggcagtgaatcacagGTGACAGGATGAAAGACTAAGTTACCTGCGCAGAGAGCAGCTGCGCACACACGCTGTATAGTACCACAAACAGGTTGTGataaggaaaaaagaaaaactatgaAATCGGGAGATAAACAAGTGCTGGCGGATATGTTATTTATGTACTGATACAGCATGACTACAGGGAATAAAGGACATATGGAGACGTCGCAacgttttgtttttctctgaacGGATCAGCAAAATCACCcgatcaaaaaaagaaaaaaatagcattTAACACATAATAATGCATCATCAATAGtatattattgttaatattgtcACATTCAGTCAGTGGTCatactctcctctcctcttttcaccTTTTAACGTTTCCATCAGGCCAAAAgagtattttttaatgccaaaaatagcGCCAAATAcccattcattcggaaatcaatagtaATTGGTTGTAATTACAAtcagaaaattgtttttgtgaCATTAATGTGAAATTTTcttgagtgtgagtgtgaaatccgtcttttattttaattgttgatCAATGTCTATGATGTACAGTACTGACATTCTTGATCACTGCAGCATTAAGTCTTCATATGTCTTTGTTAATTGTTGCACAGGTGCAAAGATGAACCACTGTGGTCTGCTAACTGCCAAGAAGGAACCAGGTACAGAGCTGTTAGAAAACACCAACACAGAAATATATGATTTccaacaaaacctttttttgtacTCATGTAAGCTTCAAATGTTGGCTGTAAAGGCTTTCAGATACATAATGGTTTCCTGCACAAACTGAAGCATTTTAACTATCAGCTTGGATAACAAGAAAGTACAACTGTTGTGTAGctaaaaatgtaacaattcagtacagaaaatgacattaattacaatCAGAAATCATATCTTCACCCACAGAAAAGACAACAGTTGtcacacagtgtttgtgttgtttctctctgtctcatcagTTCCTCTGAAGAGCATTGAAGTGGAGCTGGAGGTGAGGGACCATGTGGCTACACTGGTCTCCACTCTGCTCTACGAGAACAAGGAGGACAAACCACTGGAggctgtttttgtcttccctctGCCTGGAGatgctgctgtctgtcattTCAGTGCTAAGATTGGACAAACACAGATTGTAGCTGAGGTGAAGGAGAAACAGAAGGTGAGCTGGACAGTAAAGACGTACTCACTATAATGAATCTGAaaagacagtaaacacaccaACCATTACTCACATGTGTCATCTGTGCTGCAGGCTCATGAGGAGTAtgatgatgcactgagctctgGTCAGCAGGCCTTCCTATTGGAGGAGAGTGATCAGAGCCCGGATATATTCTCTCTGAGTGTGGGCAGTCTGCCTCCAGGAGAGAGCGCCTCCATCAGGCTGGAGTACGTCACTGAGCTGGCTGTGCAGGCTGATGACGGGCTGAGGTTTTGTCTGCCTGCTGTGCTCAACCCTCGCTACGAACCTCAGGGTAGGAAAACCAGACAACACTTTCTGCTTAGTGCACACCACACCTGACCACAAATGTGTTTGTAAGTTTACTTCCTGGTAAAGCCCatatgttgaatattttaaatcctgcatcagggggtgcatcccaagtctcttaaattgcatccaagtttccctcacttgcgtcttagtccctcccactgTGGATGCATGGAGAGATGCAAGGAAACCaagcaaggagagaggaaacaaggacatttgtttttagagacatgagacgtGCTTTCCTCTGAAGTGCCATGTGAAGTGATGTTTCTGAATGGATGGatcagctggatcagctgtcagtagactttaacagctgtagaaacttctgatggagtttgtgtctacacacatgtgcactttgctgacactaataaaggtgcacagttattactgccagagcagctgtttcctctctgcagcctgttacatgtttaacaaacacctaaataaaaacctgcattctgcatttatacCGTGTCCTTCTCAGACGGATAGGAACCAttgataatcctgatagtgaattcattattcaattacccagaatatgatcagggtgtcctttgaacactggaaaatatgtatttggccaAATGTTTCAGGGacaatggaaattatgtaactcatatcaaacccgacgctcaggaattttcagcctcacatgtgactgaatggaaatgacgataaatgatgtaaaatataaatgtgtttaactgttattatggataaaattaaagtcaggaagagtctgtctgtcaacaaGAAACAGTTTACTGGAGGAAACAgctcatgaaaagaaaaatctttctaataaatgaagaaagttgtttatggttcttttgttgatcaggcTGAtgattaacagatttttaactatatgatgaatcagaaaacaaatagaaTATAAAACTTTGGAGTGATACACTcaaatttaatctgtaatctgtctccaattcaatatgaaactgcagtgatgtatcagatcagtcagatcagctgcagcgtccaatcaataactgatatccaataagggggcgtgtcggcaGGTAAAAGACTTCTGTGAAGGCTGCTCTCGTGTTTCCTtgctcctcgctcctcagagatccctcctcaCTCCTCGATCCTCGCTCCTttgcagaagaaaagaaataagagacttgggacaCTTGTCAAAATGGCGCAAcaggaacaacttccggttcaggcgaggagcgaggaaagatcaaataagagacttgagatgtacccatAGATCCATGGTTTACTGGTGAGCAgtgttcttcttcttatttACTGTTAGCACCACCAATGGTCGATCTAAAAAATAGTATGAAACAATCAACAAGAATATGTAACGTTTCGTGCGTGTTTCCTCCTATAATATATTTCCTAAAATGGCCACCCAGTTGTAAACATTGCTTCATAGCACAAGTGGCCAAAAACCCCACAGCCTttgacacaaacattttgtgcaattatt
This region of Thunnus maccoyii chromosome 6, fThuMac1.1, whole genome shotgun sequence genomic DNA includes:
- the LOC121898503 gene encoding von Willebrand factor A domain-containing protein 5A-like, encoding MNHCGLLTAKKEPVPLKSIEVELEVRDHVATLVSTLLYENKEDKPLEAVFVFPLPGDAAVCHFSAKIGQTQIVAEVKEKQKAHEEYDDALSSGQQAFLLEESDQSPDIFSLSVGSLPPGESASIRLEYVTELAVQADDGLRFCLPAVLNPRYEPQGRKTRQHFLLSAHHT